Proteins co-encoded in one Polluticoccus soli genomic window:
- a CDS encoding lipocalin family protein yields the protein MNKYFLYPALAICLLASCKKSDEKKLVGVWKATAMAIDTNGNGVMDTQEKWDESANNWGYAFKKGGDVEVNAGLTHLGTWQLKNGILTITAATSKDFKVLTLNSTDLTLEWSDEYGEKNWEVLKKQ from the coding sequence ATGAATAAGTACTTCTTATACCCTGCGCTGGCAATATGCCTGCTGGCCTCTTGCAAAAAGTCTGACGAGAAAAAACTGGTTGGCGTCTGGAAAGCAACGGCGATGGCTATCGACACCAATGGTAATGGCGTAATGGATACTCAGGAAAAATGGGACGAATCCGCAAACAACTGGGGCTATGCTTTTAAGAAAGGCGGCGATGTAGAAGTGAATGCGGGACTAACCCACCTTGGCACATGGCAATTGAAAAATGGTATCCTGACAATCACAGCTGCAACATCGAAAGATTTCAAGGTGCTAACACTCAACAGCACAGACCTGACACTGGAATGGTCAGACGAGTACGGCGAAAAGAACTGGGAAGTACTCAAAAAACAATAA
- a CDS encoding lipocalin family protein, protein MNKLFVPLILAICLLAASCTKNNRKEVEEKLVGTWLMKTNGSDVNGNGTYDAIERTPHDSTESKVTLTFKNDGTFLQVNQYFSPGSTKNYPGKWELQKNSTQKLNMVFDDGMAIEAGIEVLTDKEFVMEHMHGLWNGYVRQ, encoded by the coding sequence ATGAACAAATTGTTTGTGCCTTTGATACTTGCGATCTGCCTGCTGGCAGCATCGTGCACTAAGAATAATAGAAAAGAAGTTGAAGAGAAGCTGGTTGGCACATGGCTGATGAAGACCAACGGAAGCGATGTGAATGGCAATGGCACCTATGATGCCATTGAACGCACCCCTCACGATAGCACCGAAAGTAAGGTCACGCTAACGTTTAAGAACGACGGAACATTTCTGCAGGTAAACCAATACTTCTCGCCGGGCTCTACTAAAAACTACCCGGGCAAATGGGAACTGCAAAAGAACAGTACCCAAAAACTTAATATGGTGTTTGATGATGGTATGGCCATAGAGGCCGGCATCGAAGTGTTGACAGACAAAGAGTTTGTGATGGAACACATGCACGGACTTTGGAATGGGTATGTGAGGCAATAA
- a CDS encoding lipocalin family protein, whose product MTRFLIYPALAICLLAACKKSDNKKLTGNWLLTQYAEDSNSNKVMDDSEIRNVPASPMMNTVYTFKSGDKIDILWGDVMESGTWDLKDDDKKLEITLPSSRVLSYKVVVLDDKKLTLEQEVANNMLYWQTFTKQ is encoded by the coding sequence ATGACCAGGTTCCTGATCTACCCCGCTTTAGCTATCTGCCTGCTGGCCGCCTGCAAAAAGTCTGACAACAAGAAACTGACCGGCAACTGGCTGCTGACACAGTATGCCGAAGACAGCAACAGCAATAAGGTGATGGACGACTCTGAAATACGGAACGTTCCCGCTTCGCCCATGATGAACACCGTGTACACTTTTAAAAGCGGAGATAAGATAGACATCCTTTGGGGTGATGTAATGGAAAGCGGTACCTGGGACCTGAAAGACGATGACAAGAAACTGGAGATAACGCTACCCTCATCGCGTGTGCTCAGTTACAAGGTAGTGGTGCTAGACGATAAGAAGCTGACCCTCGAACAGGAGGTTGCTAACAACATGCTTTACTGGCAAACATTCACCAAGCAATAG